The nucleotide sequence TGCCGTACTGACGACGTGTACCGACAAGATCTTGAAGCACTGTCTGAGATTGCAGGATGACAAACCGGAAAAAGAAAGGTAAGAGAACGCTGCGAGAACTACAGGAATTTCAGAAGCCGCTCCTCAAACCATTGCGAAGACTGAAGAAGCTGAGCTCTCGGAATTCAGAAACGCACATATCTCTCTATACCTCCGATCGATCTAGTCATCCATTCATTACAAGATCATTGTCACACATCAGTTGAGGTTTCCATCAACTAAAACTAAACAAACGTTCCTGAAACGAAGTAACATCACATCCGGAGCTAATTAAGTGATCACTAAACCGACACCGTACGTGCATGCAGCAGCCACCTAGCTAGCTTGTGATCGAGTTGTGATGGACTGCAGCCTACTTATGCTTGGGCTTGGTGGCAGGCATGCCCTTGCCGCCGGCCTGATGAGAAGACAGCGGAGCGGCGTCGACGCCGGGCTTGGGCGAGACGCGGTTCGCCGCTGCCACGTTGCTgttgctgccgccgccaccgccaccaccggcgGCGGACTTGGCGAGGCGGTGCTTGAGCTCGGAGAGCAGGGCCTGGTTCTCCTGGTTCAGCAGCAGGGCCGCCTTGCGCAGCCGCTCGTTCTCCTTCATGATGTAGCAGTTCTGCAGGTACAGCTTCGTGTTGAGCCTCTCCATAGCTGCTGCAGCCGCCTGCACCACAACACCACACATCAGGTACCTGCATTGACATGAATTCATGCCATGCATGGCCACGCGGCTAaaagggcgaaagaaaaagaaaaagatgctGCTGCTCTGCTCATGACAGTTGCATAATCACCGGCATATTTAAAAAAGCGAGCTGTCATCTCAGACGCATTAACAAATCGACGGATGCATGCATATAAATAAAGACAACAAGAGAAGCAAGCAAGAAGCAAATAAAAAGGAAGATGGCATCCATCCATCTCTCCATAGAACGATCGCAATGTGACACCATGAAAGCCAAGGAAGCAGAGCATGAATGGAGCAGAGCTGAGCACACACACTAGCAAAGTTAGAGAGTGGTGCTGAGCCTGAGGGGCATCGACCTTGTGCTAGCTGCTGCTGGTGGAGCCGGTGGCCGCCCGGTGACCTCGGCCTAAAGCAGGGAGACGCTGATGAGACTGTCGGATGTTTGTGAGGGGCAGGCTGACGGCAAAAAGGGAGGAGTTGGGGAATGGTTTGTGTGCTCGGTGTGGCCGGGGCGGTGGAGCTTATTTATAGGCTCGTCCCTCTCCTACTTCAATAGGCGGCGCCGTTTCTCTTCTCATATGTGTATACTTCTTCTGTCGTAACTTTGGTGTAACCTGTATGGCGATGGTCCACTCGGCTGACATGTGAGCCCTCGGTGCTTTGTTAGCATTTAGCAACTTATTAGTGGTACATGCTCAATATCAAAAGGGCTTTAGGGCTCTCCACAACGACGCATAAAAAGTTGCATAACCCAGAGATATTGGTTACAGTAAAACATAGCAGGTTTATGGCAGTGATGGAATATATATATGCACAGAGAGAATGCGTATTTCAAGCGTTTGTGtgttaaaaaatatatatttcaaGCGTTGTAATTTTATCTTTAATTATTATTGCTAATTGGAGTTCAATGAAACCTCCATTGGTGGAGTCATTTCGTTCTTTCAGTAGGTATGGTAGATTCGTTTGGTGAAGAATTCGATGTTCATAATCTAGGATTCTAATCAAGTAAGATTGGAATCCCTGCAACCGTTATAACAGTGCTTCGTTGGTTACAAACCATGCACACCACGATTATTGACCTAGCTAAAAAGGCTTTTCCTACATACGAATCGacgaacacaagcaa is from Miscanthus floridulus cultivar M001 chromosome 7, ASM1932011v1, whole genome shotgun sequence and encodes:
- the LOC136463441 gene encoding protein LITTLE ZIPPER 4-like encodes the protein MERLNTKLYLQNCYIMKENERLRKAALLLNQENQALLSELKHRLAKSAAGGGGGGGSNSNVAAANRVSPKPGVDAAPLSSHQAGGKGMPATKPKHK